Below is a genomic region from Seriola aureovittata isolate HTS-2021-v1 ecotype China chromosome 23, ASM2101889v1, whole genome shotgun sequence.
caaagaaaaatgtttaaatgtatataatacTGCTCTACCTCGGGTgtcctgtgtgttgtgtgagtgagagtcGATTTGTCTTGTTAGGTAATTAGAGTTAAGGGGAGGGGCaactactgtatataaactgtatgtatgcaggtgttattttatttgaccaGATCCATTcataaaacaaactgacaaggtaaaaaaaaaaaaaaaacaatgcccGAAGCCATATGGTGGCTCCACTGTATTCCAAAGtgattttttccacattaactTTGAGTGTATCTGTTGGTCATCAAACGAActttacattttgttaattgCAGAGTTGTAGATTTTGAGGCTGCTGTCATTTGCCTCAGTTATTCGGCCATGTTGTGGCTGTGGCTCCACAGATGTTGGCTGGATCGCACATGCTGtgttcatggtccccagaggacgaTTCCTAATGACTTCGGTGATTCCACAACCTTTTTCTCTACCACCACCAAGAGGATGATATTGCTGGTATTTCTTGAAATGCCTTGATAACTATTAAGTGGATTGTCAGTGttaaaatcccccccccccttttctttctgttaagcactttgtaactttgttaagaaaagggggggggcacCTAATTTCTTCTCAACACATAAAGCAGATGAAACCATCTCATGACATGCCAAAGGGttttgtgtattaaaaaaaagtaaatatgatAAGGCTCACAGGTAGAAAGTTTTGCTCATTCTTTATCCAAATTTATTACTACTGCACAAAATTCAAGCAACGCAAAGTTATTACACAACCCTTTGGTAAATAACATCATTAGGTGTTATAATGAAGAGTTTAACGCGCATATTCTCAGCTgatctgcttcatcaggactaTGCCCCCGGCAAAATGAGCAATCGACCCAACAATTACCTTAATATTCTGATTCAAAAAGTCAAATTGATGTTGATTGATGTTTTGATGAGTTCcctgatgtttattttcttattttgatgATGACTTGTTATCAAGCAGACATTAAGGCTTTGTTTGCCTTGACTGACAGTTCCCTCAGGCTTTAAGTTTCATATGCTTTGGGATCAAGGTTATACTGTACCTGCTATTAGTCATACCATACATATAATGTACTTTTCTACCTCACActactttcttttcctttccgTTTCCTCCCTATCAAACACAGTCTTGATTTATTGCAGTAAAACTACTTCATAGATTATAGTCACAAGTGAAATACACTCATAACACAACCTCAATGTCTTCTAAAGTTGTTTCGACACACTTATATAGGGCTGTGTTgttacacagaaacaaatatgAAACGTGTTCAGTTTGACAGCTTAATACTTGAATACGTGCATTCAGGCTTGGTGTTGTTCCTCTGTCTTCTAGATCTGTTGACTCTGTGttcctttaaagctgcataatggatgttttcttcatcttgCTGACCCTGATAATAGAACATAAACCAGAAAATCCTAGTTTAGTACTTGAGCTCAATGAATatggagtttaaaaaaagtgtttagCTGGACCGCAAGACCAGCCTCAGAGACGCGAATGTCCACGACTaaataactgactgactgagggaTGAAGTTACACTACTGGTTGGCCAGTTGAGTCTTGGAGTATCCCCATTGACTCatgctctttcaaaataaatttgcacaaacagtttctgttaTGTCATCATGGGTGCGTTTACAGACATTGTTTCCGATCATTTGCCGACTTTTCAGATCCCcttaatgacttttttaaaaaaaaaaaaagcacctagcAATTAATCTGGCAGCTTTTTGGATAAACCGTAGTTACTTTCTGTAAAAGAGATCCGCCAGTATTGTGCCACAAATGGTATGGAAgcgactgctggttaacatgcaTTATTAATGGGGCACATTTGAGCAACTAgtgagaagcaaacagataaagggctgaatTTAcctgacactaggcagaatgcaaacaAGATGCGATGAtgtcatgaatatgctaatttccatattatattattaattttcaaACAGGCCTTAGCtactttttgttaaaaaatggttgtttacagcagttttcAACTAGGTCCTCAATTTTGCACATTAACCGATTCACCGTCcagccatatatatatatatatatatatatatatagtgtttGATCTAGTCTTGTTAAATGTTTGAATGGTATTGAATGCTGAAAACCTTACCTCTGTATTCATTGTAGAGGGAGCTGAAGATCTTGCATGAGACTCTGAAGAATGAAAAGTGCCCTTACCATAAGTGAGTACACACTGTCACATATAAATGAATAGCAGTTACAGTACCTGCACATTTGCAGCTATTTCTCTTGTTGCTCACAAACATAAAGAAAGCCAGTAATACACTCAGGATGGTGGTGAATGCCAAAGCTCCACTCAAGAAATACACCAAGACAAGAGAGTGTTCCTCATCTGTAGAGAGGAAGATAAAAGGAAATATTACAgagcaattaaaaaaacaatcaaaaaactCAAGACAACCTCTGCTACAAAGTGACTTACCCTCAAAGTCCAGCTTGGTCCCGTCTCCAAACAGTATGTGTCCACATGAGGCAACAGCACAGTAGTAGGTCCCAGCATGAGAAAGATTCAGGCTCTGCATCGGCAAGTTGTAgacacaggtttgtgtttgtgtctcaattttcctctcacactgaTCGTTCCTGTCTCCATGAGTGTAAATGAGTCCTGGATGAGATTCTTCAGAGTCTTTGAACCAGTAAACACTGTGTTCTCCATCACAGGTCccagtgtgtactgtacagcTGAGAGTCACAGAGCCTCCTGGCTGGATGGTGTCAGATCCGGACTGATGGACCGAAACCTGGATGTTCAAACCTGAACCCTGTACACTGACAGTAATGCCCTCTGCATATTCAAATTTGTATGAAAAGCTACTGGCGCAGTAGTAGGTAGCTGAGTCTGATCTACGCAAGTTGCTTATCTTCAAGTGATTTTTACCGATTTCTGTATCCAGTGCAAAACGTGGATTGTTCTGGAATTCATTGTGAAAAGATCCATTTTTTTTGAACTTGTAGAAGGTAGAGATGAGCCTCGGTTTCTGTCCCAGACTCTGTTTATACCAGTAATACCTTGCAGCAACATCACCCTCATAGTAACACTGCAAAGTCAAGTTGTCTCCAGCTTTAACTGATACAAAACTTCTCTCTTGACGAACGGATGGAGAGAATTTCTGATCAGTCGCCTGAACTGATGAGGAATGACAGACAAAGCAAAGGCACataatgaacacatgaaaacatttcaaagattCAAACtgcaatcacacaaacacaactcaccCATTCTCCCCAAGAACAAACATGTCAGGCAGAAGACAAACTGTGCAGATGTCATCGTGCTCGAAGCGTCCTGCTGAGTGGAAAGAATCTTGATCTTTTGTTCACTTTTGACAAGACAAGACTGTGTTTGATTGGCCGACTGAAGTGACACTGTATGTCCAAATTTGGAAACTTGATCACATGTTCAGTGACACCCATAGAGTGTAGTTTAGTTTCTGAGAATCACACGGTGAGAGACATGAAGAACATACAGAGTTGATTTCattaacttttaaataaatgaaaaataaatgactacATTGTATTTACAATGATCTGTCAGGACATTCTGACTTCTTaggtttaatatttaatttctgtaGTAGAATTGGTTTATCACCCAGGGTGTGTTTGGTTAGTCTTAAACATATTAGATTATTCATCACTGTGTTTCCATTTAATGTTAAAACTAATAACAGCATACAACATGCTTCAGTTGTGCTAAACCTTTGGCAATGAACCAATCAGTGTTTGGCAGGTGAGAAATGTATTTAGAGCATGGAAACGATTCACAAGGTCTCCATGTGCATgctgatgtaaacaggaagcagatacTTGTtggttgcagaaaatactatgaaggttcgagtcctgcatcggacgaGCCtttactaacacacacacacacaaacacacacacacacacacactgaatttaGAAAAGAACTATAAAAAAATTGGAGAGCTGGACTAAAACGGAAACATAATAAAGGGGTCACACTATTAGGTAGGCGTTAAACTAGaacacaataaacaaatcaccataaaatataaaagcacacaagaaaataaataaaatcacaaggCCACCTTTTAAAAGTTAGTGCTAAACCACTTCTGTATGaatcaaaattattttaaaacaatcacGATATAAAAAATGAGCCTCACCACTAgaccaaaatattttaaaaatttacaaatataccaaataaacataaatagaCTAAAATCACTGAAGAAAACCTAGTATTTAAAActcaataaaagaaattaaaaattcaagTGAGTTTCAACAGATACAAAGCAGCAGTGGCAATCACCTgctgagacaaaacacaggTTAATCTTGTCTTCAgtacatttacagaaacttGCAATTGATTGATGCCATTACCTTGGCTGTATATTATCCAATCAATGCATATGATGTGGCAACCATGGGGGACCACAGACACCATTTGTTGGTTCCAACGAATGTAATGGCACCGAACCAGGAACAGCAGCAAGAAGATCTGAACTGGTTAGTGCTACCACCTGTCTTTATGTGCTGCTAATTAGGGCAGGGGTCTCAAACTCAACTTAGATGGGGGCCGCTGGAAGTAGAGTCTGGGTGAGGCTGGGCCGCAagtattcaaaaaaaaaaaaagtacaacagaTCCAATCTTCTCAATCTTTATTATTAACAGTTCTTCACGTTTCAACCAAGTTTCAACCGTCGCTAATTCGCGCTGGACATTATGGTGCGTTCAAGTTGTGCTCGGAAGTCGGACTTTCTGAGCTCCGAGTTGGACATTTCAACTGGAAGTCTGAAATCCGAGTCGTTCCAATTTACAAGTTCCAACTTAACGGGAACGCACCATAACTTGACAACAAACGCGACACCGAAAGCTGTCATGAGCCTGCGCTATGGTAGCCcataagtgaaaaataaaagcccagGGCAAGCGCGGCTCGCCCAACAACTCGGCAAAAAGGTGCGTTTGAGAAAAACGCGTGGGCCGCACTAACACTAAACTTTGATGTCAAGTAGGGGGCCACAAAATAACGTCCCACAGGCCGCAATTGGCCCGCGGGCCGTGAGTTTGAGACCCATGAATTAGGGAACTTGCTGCAGGTGTGGGACCGGAAGGAGCTGGGATTACACAGCAACCCCAAGTGGCGGGGAGGACATAACCTACCGGTTAcatgatgtaaacaggaagcagatacTCGTTGGTTGCTtggttgcagaaaatactatgaAGAAGGAAAAGCAATGGCAGGAAGTCAGACCAGAGATTTCTTTGCTGAGACCAAACTGAAACCATAAAACCATCATGGCTTTTCACCATCGTTTCTGATCGTCCAGATACAAACCATGAGTTTTAAAACTCACAGAGCCAGCAGGGTTTCCAAAAGTGTCCATTTCAAGGCACTGTGGACGCCAGGCGTAAACTTAGCAATAGtgtttgaaaagtaaaatttattagtgtgaatgtatgtgaagAAAGTGCGGAGAACTCAGAGGCTACTGATCTAGAGGCATTCAGTAAATGGGGTTAGCAGTCAGAGCAGTACCAAGAAGATACTAGAAGACTGATGTCATATCTCTTTGTGGTGGGTGAGAGTTTCCACCATTTGCAATCAATCCACTTGCATGTATGTCAGAGCTGGGTAATTAACTGAAAATGTATCACCACATTTCTCACTGACTTAATCTTGCTCATGTCGGTTCATCCAGTTGATACTTTCCCCAGTGTGAACCCAGTATCAGGTCGACCTCCTTGACCTCTCTGAGACTGATCTTGGGAACCAGATAGAATCTCAAATATGTTGCATTGTACATGTCTCAGActattttaaaggttttatacAATGTCCCCCCATGactggtttgtgtttcttttaatgtgaatattCAGTTATTCATCCTATCCTGTCAgttcacatttttgtgtttgtgtgctcaaacacacacacacacaaacacacacacggactcTCATGTTTGAGATGTCACAGTTGCTTGTCATATAACATCATTTAATCTgtactaaaaaaacaaaaaaccccaaaataagcacaaataatttattctttttaacacaaaataaaatgaactcaCTCAGACGGTGGGATAAAATTTACACATGACCCTCAGGATAAACATCACAGAACCAATCAGAGATTTGATCTTTACACTGCTGACCGCATGGGAGCGATAAACAGACGCTCATAACTGTTGCTTTGTGGCGCAATCAGCCACTAATAGAAGAGGCCTGTTT
It encodes:
- the LOC130164050 gene encoding uncharacterized protein LOC130164050; translated protein: MTSAQFVFCLTCLFLGRMVQATDQKFSPSVRQERSFVSVKAGDNLTLQCYYEGDVAARYYWYKQSLGQKPRLISTFYKFKKNGSFHNEFQNNPRFALDTEIGKNHLKISNLRRSDSATYYCASSFSYKFEYAEGITVSVQGSGLNIQVSVHQSGSDTIQPGGSVTLSCTVHTGTCDGEHSVYWFKDSEESHPGLIYTHGDRNDQCERKIETQTQTCVYNLPMQSLNLSHAGTYYCAVASCGHILFGDGTKLDFEDEEHSLVLVYFLSGALAFTTILSVLLAFFMFVSNKRNSCKCAESHARSSAPSTMNTEGQQDEENIHYAALKEHRVNRSRRQRNNTKPECTYSSIKLSN